One Nitrospirota bacterium genomic region harbors:
- the tgt gene encoding tRNA guanosine(34) transglycosylase Tgt, producing MKHMKFEILKQDTNTSARLGRLTTPHGVIDTPAFMPVGTAGTVKGTTPEEVRESGAQVILGNTFHLYLRPGTDVIRKFGGLHNFMGWDGPILTDSGGYQVFSLAKLRKITGDGVIFRSPLDGSEHLFTPEGVIEIQEIIGSDIVICLDECIPYPSSYEYAKDSTDLTVQWARRSRQAFNSSDKGLFGVVQGGYYKELREYCANELIETGFDGYAIGGVSVGEPKEMMYTVLDQVTPLLPWDKPRYLMGVGHPDDILEGVARGVDMFDCVVPTRHGRRGYLFTKRGNIIIKNASYKDDESPVEEGCTCYTCSKYSRAYLRHLFMSGEILGLRLNTIHNLHYFGRFMQEIRDAITAGKLSQLREGFYNFRKEEVQC from the coding sequence ATGAAGCATATGAAGTTTGAGATACTAAAGCAAGACACAAATACATCAGCCAGGCTTGGCAGGCTTACGACCCCGCATGGGGTAATTGATACACCTGCCTTCATGCCTGTCGGTACAGCAGGGACTGTCAAGGGGACTACACCGGAAGAGGTGCGTGAAAGTGGTGCGCAGGTTATCCTTGGAAATACATTTCATCTTTATCTCAGACCTGGTACAGATGTAATAAGAAAATTCGGCGGCCTTCATAATTTCATGGGGTGGGACGGCCCCATACTTACTGACAGCGGCGGTTACCAGGTATTTAGTCTTGCAAAGCTGAGAAAGATAACCGGAGATGGTGTAATATTCAGATCTCCGCTTGATGGTTCTGAGCATCTGTTTACACCTGAGGGGGTGATAGAGATTCAGGAGATAATCGGTTCAGATATCGTTATTTGTCTTGACGAGTGTATTCCATACCCGTCTTCCTATGAATATGCAAAAGACTCTACAGACCTTACTGTACAATGGGCCCGGAGGTCCAGGCAGGCGTTTAACAGCTCTGATAAAGGACTATTCGGCGTTGTTCAGGGAGGTTATTACAAAGAACTGAGGGAATATTGTGCCAATGAGCTTATAGAAACCGGTTTTGACGGATATGCAATTGGAGGCGTTAGTGTTGGAGAGCCAAAGGAAATGATGTACACTGTCCTGGATCAGGTAACTCCGCTTCTTCCGTGGGACAAACCAAGATACCTGATGGGTGTTGGGCACCCTGATGATATACTTGAGGGTGTAGCCCGCGGAGTAGATATGTTTGATTGCGTAGTGCCGACCAGGCACGGCAGAAGGGGTTATCTCTTCACAAAAAGAGGGAACATCATAATAAAAAATGCCAGTTATAAGGACGATGAGTCTCCGGTGGAGGAGGGTTGTACCTGTTATACATGCAGCAAATATTCGAGGGCATATCTCAGACATCTTTTTATGTCTGGAGAAATACTGGGTTTAAGGCTCAATACAATCCACAATCTTCATTACTTTGGGAGATTTATGCAGGAGATTAGAGATGCGATTACGGCAGGTAAATTGTCTCAACTTAGAGAGGGATTTTATAATTTCAGAAAGGAGGAGGTACAATGTTAA
- the yajC gene encoding preprotein translocase subunit YajC: MLFSLAFAAGESSGSPLGGLWSFLPIILIFPIFYFLVIMPQQKQRKKHQAMLNDLKSGDRVVTSSGIIGTIVSVDKDAIVVQVAPNVKIRMMKGSVSELRTEEKEA; the protein is encoded by the coding sequence ATGTTATTTTCACTGGCCTTTGCAGCCGGTGAGTCGTCAGGTTCACCCCTCGGCGGACTCTGGTCATTTTTACCGATTATACTGATCTTCCCTATATTTTATTTTCTTGTTATCATGCCGCAGCAAAAGCAGCGTAAGAAGCATCAGGCCATGCTAAATGATTTGAAAAGCGGGGACAGGGTAGTCACTTCATCCGGTATTATTGGCACGATAGTTAGCGTAGACAAGGACGCCATTGTCGTACAGGTGGCCCCAAACGTTAAAATCAGGATGATGAAGGGTTCTGTTTCTGAGTTAAGGACAGAGGAGAAGGAAGCATGA